A stretch of DNA from Danio rerio strain Tuebingen ecotype United States chromosome 10, GRCz12tu, whole genome shotgun sequence:
ttttgaaagtattattacttgtttatagatcactaaatggcctaggacctcaatacattattCAATACAGAATtcaaagagttcagtcaaagcaggctGAATCTGCCTACAGCTACTGCTGTATATAAAGAAAGCATAAAAACCAAAAAGAAAGATTTTGGATGAAATGTTAACTGGTTGACGTTGACATATGGTAACCTATAACAGTACTTCCTGAGGGACCCtttttttaagatgaaaaaaaaaaaactgaactatacaaaaaatgtatggtatgtatgtttCCTTTGAtattaagggtgcttttacacctgtgcATCAACTCTCTTGTTCCAAAACAGGAAATAAAATTGTTACactgttgctctttgttctttaatttctaaatggaccaaaatagctaaaacaactCACATttgtcagagtttcacggtttattttgcagagtcccgctcagctgtcatgcgtccttatttaatttatgacgatgagcaatgAGACATTATCAACGGTAAGCTGGGCTTTCATTtcgaatggtgacacccacaggcATCGTCACTAAATATAGAGCAGTTAGCTTATGCATTATAGGCATATATAGAGGAATAACAGATAAATTAAGACTGCAGTTGGTCAATGTTCCTCACGAATGAACAGCTGTCATTATTAGttaacatgctttcactttcatatttgacattaaacgcacatttactggtaggaatgacatcccgcccttctcataattctctcttcatatagccgtatttATGCcttttacatatccataataaaCTGTGATATGGCCTTGctcggatcgtattgctttcttacaaccgatccgctccagagtttgtttcaatcaagccgagaccacctgaTTCAGGCAATCTCAGACCTATTGTTTTAGATTGCTGTAttgccaaacgaactgcgctaactggggaaacgcaccaggttctgaaacaaagGTCTAGGTGAGAAAGCACCATAACACATTTAATTAGAATTATTGTAACATGTCTTGGTGTAACAACACTAATCAGTCATTCTGCAATCCTTTGAGTGTTGcacccagacatacttcctcttttctgtgacccttctctgcataccagaactgaacaattaagtgcatcttcaatatatttcacaacttctgcAAGCATCATGCTCTTTGTGACATGTATAGACTTTTTATTAGCAGCAGTCTGGAGCAAGAGCCCCCGCactatatttattgttattctgCTATGTCCCTCTTGTCAGCAGTTCCTTCTGAAAAGTATGCAACACAGTAAAAAAGAAGTATGTTTGGGTAATACATGGTatcatacaaattaaaaaagattgattaatctgtcgTTAGACTTAACATTTTtctgataaaaaataaagacacaactaattaaaattcatttttcTCCATATGTGACCCaattccattttttttatttttttttttttttgcttatatgtgacacagatcggatctgttctatgaccgcgtaaacacagaaaaaaaaaaaaaaacacacacatattcggatattcagagaccGGTTTCAGACCTCCTTTATGTGTGGAAATATATCAGATGTatatcggatatgtgacaatgtgactatcatgtaaacaggtagaccggatttattgaggcattctgttttctacgtcattaaacttgcgacaatgtggtacttctccATGGTTTAATGACATAGAAGGAAGATCATGTGTTGATAGTGTGGTGCAGATGCTAGAACCTGCCTTTACACATGCAcaacatcgtaaattgtatggcaagtgtaaacacatgaatcggaTATGGGTGACAATTACCCATTGTTTGTGCGgtgttgatggatgagatgtctgtctgtttttatgttctgcaaagcaggaacctgctgaaaaacagcatttatgCTGAGTCGGGCCTGaatatcttttaatcttttcctgtttaaatattataaatgaataaaaatgaatacataaaataaaagaatgtttAAATGGACAGGAAAAAAGtctgatataggcaacaaattgtaattgggcatcaagacctgacagtctAAATGGGGCCTTAGACACACAACACTCAACAcaattacaataaaacaatatgtatttttaatgataGATGAAGTACCAATGAGCTGGTCTGGAGTGGCCATGAGGAGAATTGCACTTATAAATTAAGCTGGTGGAAACAGTTCAACACTTCAACATTCACTTTTGGTATGTAAAAAGGGCAAGTTTGTCATCAGTGAGCAGGTGGATTTAGTACCAgtgtttatttaatcattcagCTGTGACATTTAATATCGAtatgaaataaagaaatattaagtACAAAGCAAAGAGAGAAGCATAATTTCATCCCCCAAactaatttgcatacatattACATGTGTGCTACATAATTGCTTGACTGAACTACATAAACATTCGCCAACCTTCCTGACTTGCTGGAATGTTCTACAATCTGCTATATTGTTATTGCTTTTAATTATCTCTTCTCTATATATGTTAAGCTATTTTGACAGACAAATAGAATTCAAATATACCTGATCACATCTATATTTATAGTGACAGCGTTGCAAATAACTCAAATtaattttctgtaaaaatgttGATAAGTGAGGACACCGACTGAAATATTTCTAGAGTTaagatgagtttagctgtctttttaaaccaggggtaaaataaagcataaaccaGAGGATTCACACCTGAGTTAGCATACAAAAtccacattaaaacatttttagttgAGGCAGAGACTCCAGTTAGAGAACAGATGCAGTATGGAATATAGCAAAGCAGATAAACAGACACAATGATTCCTAAAGTCAGAGCAGCTTTACGCTCAGATTTCCTCTTCACTGAACTCTTCATTACACATTTACCACCCTTCATCAGAGAGTTTATAACCTTCACTTGCTGATGTACAGCATAGAAAATCCTCAAATATAAAGTGATGATAAGCATACAAGGAAAAATGAAGGACACAAACAGATCAGTGAGCATCCAACTAAAACTTACTGTGAATGAACACTGTCCATAACACACATCTGTTCTCTGAGAAGTGTCCAAAAATCCATTATTAATTATAAAGGCAGTGTTATATGCTGATAAACAAACCCAGTTCAGACAGATGCTCATGAATGCTTTAGAGATGCTTATTTTCTGTGGGTACAGTAAAGGGTGACACACAGCCACATAACGATCAACagcaattaaaactaaattaccaAGAGATGCTGGGAGAagcaatgaaataaataataaatagagtcCACAGAAAGTGTCTCCAAAGTACCAACACGTCTCAATTACTCTGATGGCATCTACAGGCATGACAAGTCCAATAAACAGATCATTTACAGCCAGAGAGAGAATAATCATGTTGGTTGGAGTGTGAAGCTTCttgaagtgagagatggagatgatcaccagcaggttcagaatcacagtccatgctgacagcaatgatgcaaacaaataaattatgatATATCCATTACTTGAGTGTTTTTCTTTGACACATGATGAGTTGATGTCAGGAAAGCAGTATTGAGTCTCCTGATCCTCTGTCTCGTAGGCCATGAGTGAGTCTCCTCCTGTCAggagtttgttctgctctccTTTCTGTCTTTTCATTTATACAGTGTCTGGATCAGACTGACCAGCCCATCTACCGCCCACTCTGatgcaatttattaaaaaaaaaaaaaaaaagactttcttttTTTGCACATTATCTTTAAAATTAATTCCATTTATTCAGTCCAGGTTGCgttttctgctgctgttcaaacgtAAATTTCATCTAAAAAACAATAACTTTAGATGTTTTAATCAGCTGCTGTAAATCATTCATCTTTTTCAATTCACTGTAGCGCTGGAGCTCATTTAAGTGAATTCCTTTTTGGATTCGATCAAAATGTGGTTTACTCTGCAGGCACATAAAGCAAAAACTCAAATGTAGGCCCACAAATTCTTAAATAACAAAAGAACCCTTCACCCGACCACCTAAATAGGAAGTTAGGATGAGGATTAGGATGAATGTCCAATAATAAATAATGACGCTGATGATAATACACAGGCTTGAGTGTTCTGCCATGTCTGTTTTCTGCAACAAAAATCCAACTGTTAAATTCCTAAAAAAGGTGGTTTACGTATAAAAAACTTTTCAGTATAAAACATCCTATTGCACTATTGCTTTAATTCTCTCGTcggtttaacaacaaaaaaatcagcTTCAACACAtgcaaaagattataataaattaagTTCAAAACTAAACGCTGCAAAACCGTAATCGATGACTAAATGAAAAATGTACATCTAAAGaaagcaaaaagagaaaaaagcctTGCCTCTaccattttaatatgttttggtttcCGAATTTCTTGGCTCTAGAggtcaaacaataaaaaataaggtcaagagtgttattctggagtcagatctgagctTTAGTAGTTATGttaaagcagtaactaaatcagcatataatcatatcaaaacATTGCAAGAGTTAAATGCTTTGTCTCCAGTGAAGACTGTAAAacctgttcatgcttttatcagcagcagggtggattactgtaacagtgTCCTcattggccttcccaaaaagacagccTGACAGTTGCAGctcagaattctgaccagaaccaagAAATCAGGGCAcatccagggccggagcaagGTGAAATGCCGCTCTAGGCAGCGAACGATCACGCTGCCCTCAACCAAAAACTAAAACGAAAGTGactggttatgaaaatgaagtcagGTGTCGCAGACCTCTTTTCTGCCgcccctatgcgcggatataactgaggacgcgcgggtgctgttgcagggagggaggtgtcgcggacaccgccctctctattctgccgccctatgcgagGATATAACTGAAGATGCGCGGGTGTCGCGggcctctattctgccgccctatgcgagGATATAACTGAAGATGCGCGGGTGTCGCGggcctctattctgccgccctatgcgtggatataactgaagacacgcgggtgctgactgaggtgtcgctgacgccgccctctctattctgtcgtctatgcgcgaatatatctgaggatgcatgtggtgagggaggtgtcgcggacataactgaggatgtgggtggtaagggaggtatcgcggacgccgctctctctatactgccgcctaggtcgcctcaatggacgcgccggccctgggcacatcacacctgtccaggtctttacactggctcccagttacattcagaatagagtttaaagtattactacttgtctataaattactaaatggcctgggacctcaatacattacagatatgctcctcactgaaaacaaaactaatccAGTAAATTtaaaattccaagagttcagtttAAGCGGGGCGAATATTCTGCAGCCATTGGCTGGATTGAGCTTGCTCTCCTCCGGTCATCCTTGCTGTTGCTCCTGCGACAAAAACAacaagtggacatgacagcagcacgatGACATCATTAAATACAGagacttaaaactattactttaacacatttgtgcccattattgggttttatttatgtatctcGATTGCAAACAAATTTTTTAATCGAATCTTTTAGGTGAACCGGTAGAGCTGAATCATTTGACACAATTCACGTCTCCtgtaagtcaatgcaaacgtgcgattagacatcctgtggcgcaatATGCGCGAATAGCGTGGCGCGTGGCAGtgttacctgatagatttaaaagactgaagagttgttagatagagactagattaattaaatatcacgtttaacaactatagtgagacgccatccagcagtacatccttgacaaactgtctgacatgcactgctctggggttttgtgctcaaagcacctgctgactgcctggaaATCGGACTTGCGCATATGCCGCAGCGCATGCCAGAATGGCAGAATATTTcagtattgctgtacatcctgtgtgtattcagcaatGTTTGGACCTGCATACTTTAgatcagcttttagttggtcaatggcgcggtCTATTTAAGTTACTTGAAATAgaaatgcaccttaacacacctcctttttagaccagcacacccaggAGTTcaaaaagtggtgcaaatggatttgctatttacacaacatggtgcaaaacgtgaaaattagggttgcgctgatcTCAAAATAGCAGCAAATCATGCCAAAGACATCTTATTGTccctggtgtatgatagggcccattgccCATTTGGAGACATTATGTTGTTTAGTTTCCATAAACAGAATTGACAAGGTCAAAAGTCACAACTACAGGGATACAACTCCTTTTGTGTTCTGGATCAGGTTTAGTTTTGCTGGTTTAAAGATCTGCTGAAAAGCATTGCAGTAGTCCAGTCTTGAAATGACAAGAGCTTGGTGAAGTAGCATTGCTGTGTTTCCGAAAAGGACTGGTCTGCAGCATAAATATAAGCAGAACAGTATCATAAAGTGCCTGAGGCCTGGTCCTCTTGTCCTTCACTGTCGTCAGCTCTTTGTTTTGGGCTGGAGACAGGTGAGCTGCGCAGGTGATGCTAacatgcagggccggagtgggacaccttttcagctctggagtttcaagtctcagaccggcccacctcagttcacgactgactatattaaaataagtaaataattaaatatttccaaatcagtttctaatgacactatcacgtctttttttttttttgagaaaacagctgctttagaacttcaaatgttcaacaatcctaacagtattatatgtcttatcaataaaaatgaaaccaCTAAATTACTCTAacaaggatcaaacccgggtccgcGGCGTCTTAACCTAATGTGCTATCCGCTCGACCACAACGACTGTTTTATGGATGAtgacacaactgagttttatcatcattaaaatagatcaaaagagaagagttgcggtataataatgaataaaaaggctgtggtcaagtaaataaataaatttaaatgtgtgattgctgagagcaacagattctggagctagggacaccagccctcgcggccaaaaaacggaccggcccaccgggaattctcccggtcctcccgattagccaatccgggcctgctaaCATGTAGGAATTACTAGTGTATTAATTGGGATGCAAAAAGAGCAAGTGTCAAATTCATTATAACTGAGCAAGTGGTTTAACGTGCAGTGTTTGTACACCACAGTGCCTTtagatattataaatattaacatttggCTTATATAAATATTAGGTACTGAGCAAGCTGACTTTACTAGTGACTGCTTACATTAGTTGTCAGTCACATATCTTTACTATGTATTTTCATCAGTACAGAAGGCACTTAAATCAAACACACTTTGAAATGAGCTTCAGCTTAGGGATTACAAGGTGAAACAGCTTGTTTACTGTAAACGTTAATGCATCTTCATTAATAATGATCCTGTCTTGACAGTTTTATCGATCATATCACATGATTTGTTTTGTAAAGGTTTCAGTTGGCCAACCCCCGAGTGATATACACAAACTAAActtaattaaaattgtaaaaacgtaTACAAACAGCGAAATAAATGCATTCTGCAGCCCTTCATGGACAACTGCTGCATACATACAACAAGAATAACTGCAACATGAAGTATCTGAGGCCTGCTCCTCTTGTCTTTCACTGCCGTCAGCTCTGCTTTTTTCTTCCTAGGGCTCTTCTTTTTTAGTAGAAACTACAAATGGAAATCAACGATTATCATGTCTACCTTTGTTAGTGACAGCTTTGCAAGTAATTCTAATTAATGTTGTGAAACAAAATTGATCAGAGAGGATGCCGGATGAAGTATTTTCAGAGTTATAATGAGTTTAGCTGTCTTCTTAAACCAGGagtaaaataaagcataaaccaGAGGATTCAGACCTGAATTAGCATACAAAACCCATACTAAAACATTCAAAGCTGTGGAAGAGTTTACAGTTAGAGAACAGATATAATATGGGATATAGCAAAGCAGAAAAACAGACACAATGATTCCTAAAGTCAGAGCAGCTTTACTCTCAGATTTCCTCTTCACTGAACCCTCCGTTACACATTTACCACCCTTCATCAGAGAGTTTATAACCTTCACTTGCTGATGAACGACATAGAAAATCCTCAAATATAAAGAGATGATCAGCAAACAAGGAAAAATAAAAGATATGAACAGATCAGTTGCTATCCAGCCAAAACTTACCATGACTAAACACTGCCCGTAACACACATCAGTCTGAGTGTCAAAGAAACTATTGTTAATTATAAGGGCAGTGCAATATGCCGAGAAGCAAACCCAGTTCAGACAGATACTCACTAATGTTTTGGTGATGGTTATTCTCTGTGGGTACAGTAGAGGGTGACACACAGCCACATAACGATCAACagcaattaaaactaaattaccaAGAGATACTGTGACAAGTAATGACACAAATAACATATAGAGTCCACAGAAAGTGTTTCCAAAATACCAACACTTGTCAATCAGTCTGATGGCCTCTACAGGCATGACGAGTCCAATAAGCAGATCAGTCACAGCCAGAGAGAGAATAATCATGTTGGTTGGAGTGTGAAGCTTCTTGAAGTGTGAGATGGAGATGATCACCAGCAGGTTCAGAAACACAGTCCATGCTGACAGCAATGACACAAACACATAGATGATGATATATCCATGACTGGAGCGTCTCTCCTTGATACATGATGAGTTGATGTCAGGAAAGCAGTATTGAGTCTCCTGATGCTCTGTCTCATAGGCCATGAGTGAGTCTCCTCCTGTTAGGAGTTTGTTCTACTCTCCtttttgttctttcatttatACAGAATCTGGATCAGACTGACCAACCCATCTACCACCCACTCTGATGacgtattaggattttttttcagCTCAAGTATGTGCGTCTCCACAGAAACACACTACTAATACATTAGCAAACTTTAAACGAAGATTAAATTAGCTTGTTGAACCCACAAAATCATTTCAAGAAAGCAGAAGAACCAAAGAGAAACATATGATAGTGCATGATCTAGCTAATTTAAATCAAATGTTAAATGCCCAGTCTGGATAAAACCATCTCAGAGTTATTAGAGAAGTACACTGCCTCACAAAACTCttttctaatgaatcatctgtcgaactgcatcctaatcatcacaaatactgcagaatacCTACTGGAAGCCACATAGACCCAAGACATAagggtttggtgaaggaaaaatcatggttgggGGTTAAATTTAGTATGGGGTCATGCAAAAGATCTGcatagtggatggcaacatcaacagcctgaggtgtcaagacaattgtgctgcccattacattataaaccacaggagagggcaaattcttcagcaggatagcgctcctcatacttcagcctctacatcaataatcctgaaagcaaagaaggtcaagctgctccaggattggccagcccagtcaccagacatgaacattattgagcatgcttggggtaagatggaggaggaggcattgaagatgaatctaaagaatcttgatgaactctaggagtcctgcaagaacactttttttgccgttccagatgactttattaatcagtgatgtgagtcatgtcagagatgtatggatgcagtcctccaagctcatgatggagtcagacacaatattcattctgtttccactgcagcaggactttatattctagactggacattatttctgttcagtgacaagacttttgtctaaacaaagtcagacctcactgtcctgatttaatcattacaaataagacatgatcatattttattttggaaaaataagtgtaatctagaggcctttgcctttcatataagccacttctgataccaaatgatcaactagaagtcaagttattatttgctgttcctaaaaatTGGatgggtgacaagacttttgtcagatagtgtatattCAAAAACATTTCTTCAGTAACTATTGTACACATGCAcaatcatttttatgtatttaaaacattttatttatttcccatAGTCCTTTTCATCCCCTCACAAAATCACAAGGA
This window harbors:
- the taar20j gene encoding trace amine-associated receptor 13c-like, whose translation is MWLPNKLLTGGDSLMAYETEHQETQYCFPDINSSCIKERRSSHGYIIIYVFVSLLSAWTVFLNLLVIISISHFKKLHTPTNMIILSLAVTDLLIGLVMPVEAIRLIDKCWYFGNTFCGLYMLFVSLLVTVSLGNLVLIAVDRYVAVCHPLLYPQRITITKTLVSICLNWVCFSAYCTALIINNSFFDTQTDVCYGQCLVMVSFGWIATDLFISFIFPCLLIISLYLRIFYVVHQQVKVINSLMKGGKCVTEGSVKRKSESKAALTLGIIVSVFLLCYIPYYICSLTVNSSTALNVLVWVLYANSGLNPLVYALFYSWFKKTAKLIITLKILHPASSLINFVSQH